A genomic region of Leptotrichia hofstadii contains the following coding sequences:
- a CDS encoding J domain-containing protein, protein MNKQAVRITQFVINSILTFVSFTSAILVFLLLVPLAITALISFLVHNWSFFWNFLVIVAILLGVAFFIETLSFKLPEMFGKFFEEEKEDEKIYQEYENWFNEWYQKEYEKYQQKWQEQQNQQGYSTHYSAEDIIGKFEENLKVLGLDSSGELTLQTIKKAHRTKAKEFHPDKNPGKDTTADMQRVNAAKEYLDANLEYYLSKISKN, encoded by the coding sequence ATGAATAAGCAAGCTGTCAGAATTACACAATTTGTAATAAATTCTATTCTAACTTTTGTATCATTTACCAGTGCAATTTTAGTATTTCTTCTTTTAGTTCCTCTTGCAATAACAGCTCTTATAAGTTTTTTGGTTCATAACTGGAGCTTCTTTTGGAATTTTCTGGTTATAGTAGCTATTTTGCTGGGAGTTGCATTTTTCATAGAGACATTAAGCTTTAAACTTCCAGAAATGTTTGGAAAATTTTTTGAAGAAGAAAAAGAAGATGAAAAAATATATCAGGAGTATGAAAACTGGTTCAACGAATGGTATCAAAAAGAATACGAAAAATACCAGCAGAAATGGCAAGAACAGCAGAATCAGCAAGGGTACAGCACCCATTATTCAGCTGAAGATATAATTGGAAAATTTGAAGAAAATCTGAAAGTCCTTGGGCTTGATTCAAGTGGCGAACTGACTCTTCAAACTATAAAAAAGGCACACAGAACAAAAGCAAAAGAATTCCATCCAGACAAAAACCCTGGAAAGGACACCACTGCCGATATGCAACGTGTAAATGCGGCAAAAGAATACTTAGATGCCAATCTGGAATACTATCTATCTAAAATATCTAAAAACTAA
- a CDS encoding DUF898 family protein, which yields MENKSYFDGGLLSYIGWIILGSLITSCTFGICYPWALCMIYGWKINHTVVEGRRLKFNGSAVGLFGNWIKWLLLIIVTLGIYGFWVHIKLEQWRVKNTTFLN from the coding sequence ATGGAAAATAAAAGTTATTTTGACGGTGGGCTGCTTAGTTACATTGGATGGATTATTTTAGGCTCCCTTATAACATCTTGTACGTTTGGGATTTGTTATCCGTGGGCATTGTGCATGATTTATGGTTGGAAAATAAATCATACTGTTGTTGAAGGCAGAAGATTAAAATTTAATGGCAGTGCAGTAGGTTTGTTTGGTAATTGGATAAAATGGTTATTGCTGATAATAGTAACATTAGGAATATACGGATTTTGGGTACACATTAAATTAGAACAGTGGAGAGTAAAAAACACAACTTTTTTAAATTAA
- a CDS encoding energy-coupling factor transporter transmembrane component T, with the protein MIKNFFRNLYPLTKFYLAAVLLISAFILPNHTYGYLLIAICGIAAYFYEKLGIYLKRVFFSLFFLTLIIFAVQGLMIPSNDIMAKFGFITVYKTGIITAVRLTSKIAALVSTITMLTLISKAKEFTVALEKKGVNPKAAFILLLSLQMIPEMKKQSDIIMDSQKARGVEMEGNVFVRFKALIPIFIPMVLSSIISTEERAITLESRGFSIGEKRTILHDIEETKNDKIMKIMLAIFIVLCIVWRVLWVISK; encoded by the coding sequence ATGATTAAAAATTTTTTTAGAAACTTGTATCCTCTTACGAAGTTCTATTTAGCCGCAGTATTGTTAATATCAGCATTTATATTGCCAAATCATACTTATGGATATTTATTGATAGCAATTTGTGGAATTGCTGCCTATTTTTATGAAAAGTTGGGAATATACTTGAAAAGAGTGTTTTTTAGCCTGTTTTTTCTAACTTTGATTATATTTGCTGTACAGGGGCTGATGATTCCTTCTAATGATATTATGGCAAAATTTGGTTTTATTACAGTATATAAGACTGGGATAATAACTGCAGTAAGATTGACTTCCAAAATTGCAGCTCTAGTTTCTACTATAACAATGTTGACACTAATATCAAAAGCTAAAGAGTTCACAGTGGCTCTTGAAAAAAAAGGAGTTAATCCTAAAGCGGCATTTATCTTGCTTTTATCGCTTCAAATGATTCCTGAAATGAAAAAACAGTCAGATATAATTATGGATTCACAAAAGGCAAGGGGAGTAGAAATGGAAGGAAATGTATTCGTAAGATTTAAGGCACTTATTCCAATATTTATTCCAATGGTGCTGTCATCCATAATAAGTACCGAAGAGCGTGCGATTACACTTGAGTCGAGAGGATTTTCAATTGGAGAAAAGCGGACAATATTACATGATATAGAAGAAACAAAAAATGATAAAATTATGAAAATTATGCTGGCTATTTTTATAGTGCTGTGTATTGTGTGGAGGGTTTTATGGGTTATTTCAAAATAG
- a CDS encoding B-box zinc finger protein — MKCFYHHDKDAHVICKNCNKAICTDCTVDIRGEMYCPDCFSNLIAYQEKYLSKLKMVYIVGGIIAAVVFFSFVGKNFEGALLLAIWFGSAPIGLFASKNAPSPYVPVSMEGLGKLLLMKLGIALIFGPIFAIISIFNYLNTSKTVQENKALLEQIMSHQAR, encoded by the coding sequence GTGAAATGTTTTTATCATCATGATAAAGATGCCCATGTTATATGTAAAAACTGTAACAAGGCAATCTGTACCGACTGTACAGTAGATATAAGAGGAGAAATGTACTGTCCTGACTGCTTTAGTAATTTAATTGCCTATCAGGAAAAATATTTATCAAAATTAAAAATGGTTTACATTGTAGGTGGAATCATAGCAGCTGTCGTATTTTTCTCATTTGTTGGGAAGAATTTTGAAGGGGCATTGCTTCTGGCTATATGGTTTGGAAGTGCTCCAATAGGCTTATTTGCTTCAAAAAATGCACCAAGTCCATACGTACCAGTTTCTATGGAAGGATTAGGAAAACTATTGCTAATGAAATTAGGAATAGCCCTTATTTTTGGACCAATTTTTGCAATAATTTCAATCTTTAATTATTTAAATACATCAAAGACTGTTCAAGAAAATAAGGCTTTACTTGAACAAATAATGAGTCATCAAGCAAGATAA
- a CDS encoding alpha/beta fold hydrolase gives MEKQYFEGFDNKKIPYLFFESKREKYKNNVVIFHGMMEPVDRYADFGEFLASNGYNVFVMEIRGHGELKEDEAGDFGKNGIKAVFKDIDNFFSKILSKAGATPSNTTILGHSMGALIGMQWGIKNKYKYFILSAFPLKNQLSAVGGSLATLLERITFRKISAFNKIFEKWNSAFEPNTTKFDWLTRDEGENKKYEDDELCGYPVTPKFFSGIFSMMGFINRNYKKLDEHAKILAIYGTDDKVVDISYISKIFNVLRKKKRRINILENKNGRHESLNETNKHEIYDEILKWLNAKDF, from the coding sequence ATGGAAAAACAATATTTTGAAGGTTTTGATAATAAAAAAATTCCTTATTTATTTTTTGAATCAAAAAGAGAAAAATATAAAAACAATGTTGTGATATTTCACGGAATGATGGAGCCTGTAGATAGATATGCTGATTTTGGGGAGTTTTTAGCTTCAAATGGATACAATGTGTTTGTTATGGAAATTCGAGGACATGGCGAGCTGAAAGAGGATGAAGCTGGAGATTTTGGAAAAAACGGAATAAAAGCTGTCTTTAAAGATATTGACAACTTTTTTTCAAAGATTTTGAGTAAAGCTGGAGCAACTCCAAGTAATACAACAATTTTGGGACATAGCATGGGCGCCCTTATTGGAATGCAGTGGGGAATAAAAAATAAATACAAATACTTTATTTTATCAGCTTTCCCTTTAAAAAATCAATTATCAGCCGTCGGTGGAAGCCTTGCCACTCTTTTGGAAAGAATTACTTTCAGAAAAATTTCTGCATTTAACAAGATTTTTGAAAAATGGAATTCAGCATTTGAGCCAAATACAACTAAATTTGACTGGTTAACAAGAGATGAGGGTGAAAATAAAAAATATGAAGATGACGAACTTTGCGGCTATCCTGTCACACCAAAGTTTTTTTCTGGAATTTTTTCTATGATGGGATTTATCAACAGAAATTACAAAAAATTAGACGAGCATGCAAAAATACTAGCCATTTATGGAACTGATGACAAAGTGGTCGATATTTCATATATTAGTAAAATTTTTAATGTATTAAGAAAGAAAAAAAGAAGAATAAATATTCTTGAAAATAAAAACGGACGGCATGAATCACTTAACGAAACAAATAAGCACGAAATTTATGACGAAATTTTAAAGTGGCTAAATGCAAAAGATTTTTAA
- the mreB gene encoding rod shape-determining protein gives MGAFDFVKIFRVNKSISIDLGTANILIYDKQRKKIVLNEPSVVARDRKTGKLIAVGREAREMLGKTPDSIQAIKPLQDGVIADIDSTKEMITYFIHKIYGNSLFKPEVMICVPIEVTSVERKALFDAVKGAKKTYIIEEGRAAIIGSGVNISQPEGSMVIDIGGGSTDIAILSLDEIIASKSIRIAGNRFDEDIVRYVKRKYNLLIGDRTAEKIKKEMATALKVQSPEVMEIKGRDLESGIPNTVEINANEIYEAIEDSLFQIVNSTKEVLEKCPPELAADILDNGIVMTGGGSLIKNFIDMMEKEVGIKVFLSPNPLDSVVLGGGAAFDNKKLLRTLQMKEN, from the coding sequence ATGGGAGCATTTGATTTTGTAAAAATATTTAGAGTAAATAAAAGTATCTCAATAGATTTGGGAACTGCAAACATATTGATTTATGATAAACAAAGAAAAAAAATAGTGTTGAACGAGCCATCTGTGGTTGCAAGAGATAGAAAAACTGGAAAATTAATTGCAGTTGGAAGAGAAGCTAGGGAAATGTTAGGAAAAACTCCTGACAGCATTCAAGCTATCAAGCCTTTACAAGATGGAGTTATTGCCGACATCGACTCAACAAAGGAAATGATTACATACTTTATCCATAAAATTTATGGAAATTCATTATTCAAGCCAGAAGTAATGATCTGTGTGCCAATCGAAGTAACAAGCGTGGAAAGAAAAGCCTTGTTTGATGCAGTAAAAGGTGCTAAAAAAACGTATATTATTGAGGAAGGAAGAGCTGCCATCATCGGTTCAGGCGTAAATATTTCACAACCTGAAGGAAGCATGGTAATCGATATAGGTGGAGGTTCTACCGACATTGCAATTCTTTCACTTGATGAAATTATCGCAAGCAAGTCAATCAGAATCGCTGGAAACAGATTTGACGAAGATATTGTAAGATATGTAAAAAGAAAATACAACTTGTTAATTGGAGACAGAACTGCCGAAAAAATTAAAAAGGAAATGGCTACAGCATTAAAAGTTCAGTCGCCTGAAGTTATGGAAATAAAAGGTAGAGATTTGGAATCTGGTATTCCTAACACAGTAGAAATCAACGCAAATGAAATTTATGAAGCAATTGAAGATTCTTTATTCCAAATTGTAAACTCTACAAAAGAAGTTCTTGAAAAATGTCCTCCTGAACTGGCGGCAGACATTTTGGATAATGGAATTGTAATGACTGGTGGAGGTTCATTAATCAAAAACTTTATTGATATGATGGAAAAAGAAGTTGGAATTAAAGTGTTCTTATCTCCAAATCCATTAGATTCAGTAGTTTTAGGTGGAGGAGCCGCATTTGACAACAAAAAATTATTAAGAACTCTTCAAATGAAAGAAAATTAA
- a CDS encoding ATPase: MKLQEITEKFKNEINQDKISASYLFYGDKRVDLLSYALMFSKMIMTKDMPNDAEKEKIEHLINNFQHPDIEIINKNNENIKIDEVREIIYSSIESSFNSPKKIFILCGIENLRKESSNALLKILEEPPQNVYFILLSRTLNIISTIKSRTIKFHLSGMNNDELGVSKEIYYFFDGNENDILEFKKQNLSLDDIQFQINTVEDILQIIFEMKNYTTGELVIKNNLDLTIKYNKSIELLSQRIRFWDIENVYFFINEIESELKKEKEFLINFLSKIIINVKHSVEADELKKLINLKNSIRNNVNVKSVIFNFFDILQSS; encoded by the coding sequence ATGAAATTACAGGAAATAACTGAAAAATTTAAAAATGAAATAAATCAAGATAAAATAAGTGCAAGTTACCTCTTTTACGGCGATAAGAGAGTTGACTTGCTTTCTTATGCACTAATGTTTTCAAAGATGATTATGACAAAGGATATGCCGAATGACGCTGAAAAAGAGAAAATAGAGCATCTTATTAACAATTTTCAGCATCCCGACATTGAAATAATAAATAAAAATAATGAAAACATAAAAATTGATGAAGTGCGAGAAATCATCTATTCATCAATAGAATCTTCATTCAATTCACCCAAAAAAATATTTATCCTGTGCGGAATCGAAAATTTGCGAAAAGAATCTTCAAACGCACTTTTAAAAATTTTGGAAGAGCCGCCACAAAACGTATATTTCATACTTCTATCAAGAACATTAAACATCATTTCCACAATAAAATCCCGTACAATCAAATTTCATCTATCTGGAATGAATAATGATGAACTGGGAGTCAGCAAGGAAATCTACTATTTCTTTGATGGAAATGAAAACGATATTTTAGAATTTAAAAAACAAAATCTCTCACTTGATGATATTCAGTTTCAAATTAATACTGTGGAAGATATTTTACAAATTATTTTTGAAATGAAAAATTACACAACTGGAGAACTGGTTATAAAAAATAATCTAGATTTAACGATAAAATATAATAAAAGTATCGAATTGTTATCACAGCGAATACGTTTCTGGGATATTGAAAACGTATATTTTTTTATAAATGAAATCGAAAGTGAACTAAAAAAGGAAAAGGAATTTCTGATAAATTTCCTTTCAAAAATTATTATAAATGTAAAACATTCTGTGGAAGCAGACGAATTGAAAAAATTGATAAATTTGAAAAACAGTATTAGAAACAATGTAAATGTAAAAAGTGTTATTTTTAATTTTTTTGATATTTTACAAAGTTCTTAA
- the aphA gene encoding acid phosphatase AphA: protein MKKALLFLFATSVVFAAGPKVPYTHEGFYSTDKVQKAVHFVSVDDIKKSLEGKGPINVSFDIDDTLLHSSGYFIYGQHYFQISGDKRGAVSYLYNQKFWDYVAENGDEHSIPKQSAKDLIKMHLQRGDNVFFITGRTKHSKDKNYTSTKLSKTLQRYFELPKEVYVEYTADTPTGGYKYDKSFYIKKHNVSIHYGDSDDDILAARELGIRGIRVQRAYNSTNPQKMNGGYGEEVLINSAW from the coding sequence ATGAAAAAAGCATTATTATTTTTGTTTGCCACGTCTGTAGTATTTGCGGCAGGACCAAAGGTTCCTTATACTCATGAGGGATTTTATTCAACAGATAAAGTTCAGAAGGCTGTTCATTTTGTGTCTGTTGACGACATTAAGAAAAGTCTGGAGGGAAAAGGGCCGATTAATGTAAGTTTTGACATTGACGATACATTGCTTCACTCAAGCGGATATTTTATTTATGGACAGCATTATTTTCAAATTTCGGGAGACAAGAGAGGTGCTGTAAGTTACCTGTACAATCAGAAATTCTGGGATTATGTAGCTGAAAACGGAGATGAACATTCAATTCCAAAACAATCTGCAAAAGATCTGATTAAAATGCACTTGCAAAGAGGAGATAACGTATTCTTCATCACAGGAAGAACAAAACATTCAAAAGATAAAAACTACACTTCTACAAAACTTTCTAAAACATTGCAAAGATACTTTGAACTGCCAAAAGAAGTTTATGTGGAATATACAGCTGACACGCCAACAGGTGGCTACAAATATGACAAATCATTCTACATCAAAAAACACAATGTCTCAATCCACTATGGCGACAGTGATGATGATATCCTAGCCGCAAGAGAATTAGGAATAAGAGGAATAAGAGTTCAAAGAGCTTACAACTCTACAAATCCACAAAAAATGAACGGTGGCTATGGAGAAGAAGTTCTAATAAACTCTGCATGGTAA
- a CDS encoding Cof-type HAD-IIB family hydrolase: MDYKLIATDMDGTLLDEEHGITKENVEAIIKVQREKGVKFVLASGRPSYAMLEYAKELQMDKYEGYVLAFNGGELIDMKTNEVIFHEGLEKKDIENVYKVSKEINVPMILYVGDTIYGTEATDGVMYEADQCKMKFQKFDTLEDLEKKGIDKTTKCMIIGKPEEVLIAQEHMNKVHGNDYFIAISKPIFLEIANKNVDKGKTLKKLGEIENIKPEEMIAVGDSANDKPLLEYVGMPVAVENAIPEIKEIAKFISTSNVEHGLKTTIEEFFEF; encoded by the coding sequence ATGGATTATAAATTGATTGCGACTGATATGGATGGAACATTGCTTGATGAGGAGCATGGGATAACAAAGGAAAATGTTGAGGCAATTATTAAAGTTCAGAGGGAAAAAGGAGTTAAATTTGTACTTGCGAGCGGAAGACCAAGTTATGCGATGCTTGAGTATGCAAAAGAGCTTCAAATGGATAAGTATGAAGGTTATGTCTTGGCATTTAACGGTGGAGAATTAATTGATATGAAGACAAATGAAGTAATTTTTCACGAAGGGCTTGAAAAAAAGGATATTGAAAACGTTTATAAAGTTTCAAAGGAAATAAATGTTCCGATGATTTTATACGTTGGAGATACAATTTATGGAACTGAAGCGACAGATGGAGTAATGTATGAAGCCGATCAATGCAAGATGAAATTTCAAAAATTCGATACACTTGAAGACTTGGAGAAAAAAGGAATTGATAAAACTACAAAATGTATGATTATTGGAAAGCCTGAAGAAGTATTGATTGCTCAGGAACACATGAATAAAGTTCATGGAAACGATTATTTTATTGCCATTTCAAAACCAATCTTTCTAGAAATTGCCAATAAAAATGTGGATAAAGGGAAAACATTGAAAAAATTGGGAGAAATTGAAAATATAAAGCCCGAGGAAATGATTGCAGTTGGTGACAGTGCCAACGATAAGCCATTGCTGGAGTACGTAGGAATGCCTGTGGCTGTGGAAAATGCTATTCCTGAAATTAAGGAAATAGCTAAATTTATTTCAACATCAAATGTGGAGCATGGATTGAAAACTACGATTGAAGAGTTTTTTGAATTTTAA
- a CDS encoding energy-coupling factor ABC transporter ATP-binding protein translates to MGYFKIENVNYKYPLEEKQALKNINIEIKKGEFWAVIGKNGSGKTTFCNMLRRFVPDFYKGELTGKITLEDKELKDYSQKELVQKIGFVFQNPFTQISGVKDTVFEEIAYGLENLGLEKEEIISKVEKILKMLEIEKLRERNPYDLSGGQKQRVALASIIAMNPDILVIDEPTSQLDPKGTEDIFKIINLMANEGKTIILVEHKLELIAEYAQNILVLDEGEIILSGKAEEVLNNKILLEKEIGMTQYSILAYELEKARKVEFEEIPITKEKTVELLKK, encoded by the coding sequence ATGGGTTATTTCAAAATAGAAAATGTAAACTACAAATATCCGCTTGAAGAAAAACAAGCCCTGAAAAATATTAATATTGAGATAAAAAAAGGCGAATTTTGGGCTGTAATTGGAAAAAATGGGAGCGGGAAAACGACGTTTTGTAATATGTTAAGACGGTTTGTGCCTGATTTTTATAAAGGGGAACTGACAGGAAAAATAACGCTGGAAGATAAAGAACTGAAAGATTATTCTCAAAAGGAACTTGTGCAGAAAATAGGGTTTGTATTTCAGAATCCATTTACACAGATTAGCGGAGTTAAAGATACCGTTTTTGAAGAAATTGCTTATGGACTTGAAAATCTGGGTTTAGAAAAAGAAGAGATAATTTCCAAAGTTGAAAAAATATTGAAAATGCTTGAAATTGAAAAGCTGCGTGAAAGAAACCCTTACGATTTGTCTGGGGGACAAAAGCAAAGAGTGGCACTTGCTTCAATTATCGCAATGAATCCTGATATTCTAGTTATTGACGAACCTACCTCACAGCTTGATCCAAAAGGGACAGAAGATATTTTCAAAATTATAAATTTAATGGCAAATGAAGGAAAGACAATTATTTTGGTTGAGCATAAATTGGAATTAATAGCAGAATATGCTCAAAATATACTTGTCCTTGATGAAGGGGAAATAATTTTGAGTGGAAAAGCGGAAGAAGTTTTAAATAATAAAATTTTGCTGGAAAAGGAAATTGGTATGACACAATATTCTATACTTGCCTATGAACTTGAAAAAGCGAGAAAAGTTGAGTTTGAAGAAATTCCTATAACCAAGGAAAAGACAGTGGAATTATTGAAAAAATAA
- a CDS encoding AraC family transcriptional regulator, with protein sequence MIKAFNETMKYIEETLTDRIDERKFALLSGYSYPLFSRMFSIMVDYPLSEYIRFRKLSCAAIDLRESDEKIIEIAFKYGYESQDSFSLAFKKFHGHTPKEVRKGSAFQIFSPIRLSLSVEGGKNMDIKIMKKSAFKVAGLTERIEEGGDFPNVWDKLFKKVSEEKLESLGKGQSYGACYEIEKNEKENSESKYTVSYMAGYDAQNIDKAADLGLSILEVPEAEYAVVKLKGIVPNCIHEGWKYVTGTFFPEQGYRHAGTPDFEVYSEGDMYNPDYEMELWVPIVKDKN encoded by the coding sequence ATGATTAAGGCATTTAATGAAACGATGAAATATATCGAAGAGACCTTGACTGACAGAATTGACGAGAGAAAGTTTGCATTGCTTTCTGGATATTCATATCCGCTGTTTAGCAGAATGTTCTCAATTATGGTGGATTATCCGTTAAGCGAGTATATTCGCTTTAGAAAGTTGAGCTGTGCTGCGATAGATTTACGTGAAAGCGATGAAAAGATAATAGAAATAGCCTTTAAATACGGTTATGAATCTCAAGATTCATTTTCCTTGGCATTCAAAAAATTTCATGGGCATACGCCAAAGGAAGTCAGAAAAGGAAGTGCGTTTCAAATTTTTTCTCCTATAAGATTATCTTTAAGTGTTGAAGGAGGAAAAAACATGGACATCAAAATTATGAAAAAATCGGCTTTTAAAGTTGCAGGCTTGACAGAAAGAATTGAAGAAGGTGGCGATTTTCCTAATGTCTGGGACAAACTTTTTAAAAAAGTATCTGAAGAAAAATTGGAAAGCTTAGGAAAGGGACAAAGTTATGGAGCATGCTACGAAATCGAAAAAAATGAAAAAGAAAATTCTGAAAGCAAGTATACAGTAAGCTATATGGCTGGATATGATGCTCAAAATATTGACAAGGCAGCAGATTTAGGACTAAGTATTCTTGAAGTCCCTGAAGCTGAATATGCTGTAGTAAAATTGAAAGGAATTGTTCCAAATTGTATTCACGAAGGCTGGAAATATGTGACAGGAACATTTTTTCCAGAACAAGGTTATAGACACGCTGGAACGCCTGATTTTGAAGTTTATAGTGAAGGAGATATGTATAATCCTGACTATGAAATGGAACTTTGGGTTCCGATAGTAAAAGATAAAAATTAA
- a CDS encoding NADP-dependent glyceraldehyde-3-phosphate dehydrogenase codes for MNYKNLVNGEWKDSKNTITIYSPINGEELGTVPAMSREEVDFAMESARKALPAWRALSAVERAAYLNKAADILERDKDKIGENLAKEVAKGIKAAISEVVRTADLIRYAAEEGLRITGEFVNGGGFEAGSKRKYGAVKREPVGVVLAIAPFNYPVNLSASKIAPALIGGNVVIFKPPTQGSISGLLLTQVFAEAGIPAGVFNSVTGKGSEIGDYLIEHKEVNFINFTGSTPIGEKIGKLAGMRPIMLELGGKDAGIVLEDADLEKAAKDIVAGAFSYSGQRCTAIKRVLVMDSVADKLASLIKAEVEKLTVGDPFDNADITTVIDTPSADFIEGLIKDAQEKGAKALTTVKREKNLIWPVVFDNVTTDMRIAWEEPFGPVLPIIRIKSVDEAVEIANKSEYGLQSAVFTKNFPLAFEIAEKLEVGTVHINNKTQRGPDSFPFLGIKGSGAGVQGIKYSIESMTRVKSIVFDI; via the coding sequence ATGAATTATAAAAATTTAGTGAATGGGGAATGGAAAGACTCTAAAAATACAATAACTATTTATTCGCCAATAAATGGGGAAGAACTTGGAACTGTACCAGCTATGTCAAGAGAAGAAGTTGATTTTGCTATGGAATCTGCCAGAAAGGCTTTGCCTGCATGGAGAGCGTTGTCGGCTGTGGAAAGAGCGGCTTATTTGAATAAGGCTGCGGATATTCTTGAAAGAGATAAAGATAAAATTGGGGAAAACTTGGCAAAAGAAGTGGCAAAAGGAATTAAGGCGGCTATTTCAGAAGTAGTAAGAACGGCGGATTTGATTAGATATGCTGCAGAAGAAGGACTTAGAATCACAGGTGAATTTGTAAACGGTGGAGGATTTGAAGCTGGAAGCAAGAGAAAATACGGAGCAGTAAAAAGAGAGCCAGTTGGTGTTGTGCTTGCAATCGCGCCATTTAACTATCCAGTAAACTTGTCAGCATCTAAAATCGCGCCAGCGTTAATTGGAGGAAATGTAGTGATTTTCAAGCCGCCTACACAAGGTTCGATTAGTGGATTGCTGTTAACTCAAGTATTTGCAGAAGCTGGAATTCCAGCGGGAGTATTCAACTCTGTAACTGGAAAAGGTTCTGAAATTGGAGATTATTTGATTGAACATAAAGAAGTGAACTTTATAAACTTTACAGGAAGTACGCCAATTGGGGAAAAAATTGGAAAACTTGCTGGAATGCGTCCAATTATGCTTGAATTAGGTGGAAAAGACGCTGGAATCGTGCTGGAAGATGCTGATTTGGAAAAAGCTGCAAAAGATATAGTGGCAGGAGCGTTCAGCTATTCTGGACAAAGATGTACTGCAATTAAAAGAGTGCTTGTAATGGATTCTGTTGCAGATAAATTGGCTAGCTTGATAAAAGCAGAAGTTGAAAAACTAACTGTGGGAGATCCTTTTGACAATGCTGATATTACAACAGTAATTGATACTCCATCAGCAGACTTTATTGAAGGATTGATAAAAGATGCACAAGAAAAAGGGGCAAAAGCATTGACAACAGTAAAAAGAGAAAAAAACTTAATATGGCCCGTAGTTTTTGACAATGTAACAACTGATATGAGAATTGCATGGGAAGAGCCATTTGGACCAGTATTGCCAATTATCAGAATAAAATCTGTAGATGAAGCAGTAGAAATTGCAAACAAATCAGAATACGGACTTCAATCAGCAGTATTCACAAAAAATTTCCCATTGGCATTTGAAATCGCTGAAAAACTCGAAGTGGGAACAGTTCACATAAATAACAAGACTCAAAGAGGGCCTGACAGTTTCCCATTCTTAGGAATCAAAGGTTCAGGAGCAGGAGTTCAAGGAATAAAATACAGCATAGAAAGCATGACAAGAGTTAAATCTATTGTATTTGATATATAG
- a CDS encoding macro domain-containing protein: MKPKDLKNRIILVKSDITEYPADVIVNAANSSLLGGSGVDGAIHRKGGKEITEDCMKIRDSQGKCNVGEAVITRAGNMPFKNVIHTVGPVWQSGKNNEAKLFAEKLLKKAYISSLELAEKNKLKNISFPNISTGVYRFPKDLAAKTAINAVTEYLAKNDFIEKVNFVCFEDENFEIYQKLLEEKGIL; the protein is encoded by the coding sequence ATGAAACCAAAAGATTTGAAAAATAGAATCATACTTGTAAAAAGCGATATTACTGAATATCCTGCTGATGTGATTGTCAATGCCGCAAATTCTTCCTTGCTTGGAGGCAGCGGCGTTGATGGTGCAATTCATAGAAAAGGCGGAAAAGAAATAACAGAAGATTGTATGAAAATACGTGATTCTCAAGGAAAATGCAACGTTGGGGAAGCTGTTATTACAAGAGCAGGAAATATGCCATTTAAAAATGTAATTCATACAGTTGGGCCTGTCTGGCAGTCAGGAAAAAATAATGAAGCAAAATTATTTGCAGAAAAACTATTAAAAAAAGCCTATATTTCAAGTTTAGAATTGGCTGAAAAAAATAAACTGAAAAATATTTCCTTTCCAAATATCTCGACAGGAGTGTACAGATTTCCAAAAGATTTAGCAGCAAAAACGGCTATTAATGCTGTGACAGAATATTTGGCGAAAAATGATTTTATAGAAAAAGTAAATTTTGTATGTTTTGAAGATGAAAATTTTGAGATTTATCAAAAATTACTGGAAGAGAAAGGGATTTTATGA